Proteins encoded in a region of the Pirellulales bacterium genome:
- a CDS encoding PEP-CTERM sorting domain-containing protein, giving the protein MNPIRTKVQVALAAAAIGLIFAERVVADPLPHEVLKFQQLPLNNTLTPYFPAPLPGGAPYYGHDELSTATRTASDPQAPWQGTYMADDFADKFTTPVVHVRWWGSYMNDHQGEGVKQFLISFESDVPVGPNNPLPYSHPGVPLLNQIVTLGPLAPGSGTFTEKLIPTPVMPTMGPLEALYEYNAELNLDKYFPQHPDTVYWLKIVALVDVQRDGFIEWGWHNRDWSIFDPLASTPPAVMPGEGPIGTVTDPIKGFSSPVYHFQDDAVQGPITVFPDPSMPNMPNLEQGLGTPQNYIYPWDGPDSIQQFSKDLAFELYTIPEPAAGMLLAAGLGMAFLLRWKR; this is encoded by the coding sequence ATGAATCCGATTCGAACCAAAGTGCAGGTAGCGTTGGCAGCCGCGGCTATAGGCTTGATCTTTGCCGAGCGCGTGGTCGCCGATCCGCTACCGCATGAAGTCCTCAAGTTTCAACAGTTACCCTTAAACAACACCCTCACGCCCTACTTTCCAGCCCCCCTCCCCGGCGGCGCGCCCTATTACGGGCACGACGAATTGAGTACGGCGACCAGGACCGCCAGCGATCCACAAGCGCCGTGGCAAGGCACGTACATGGCCGACGATTTTGCCGACAAATTCACAACGCCGGTGGTCCATGTGCGCTGGTGGGGGTCGTACATGAACGACCACCAAGGCGAAGGCGTCAAGCAATTCTTGATTTCGTTTGAAAGCGATGTGCCGGTGGGGCCGAATAATCCGCTGCCATACAGCCATCCTGGAGTCCCGCTGCTGAACCAAATCGTGACGTTGGGTCCGCTGGCTCCTGGCTCTGGCACGTTCACAGAAAAGCTTATTCCGACGCCTGTGATGCCAACCATGGGGCCACTGGAAGCGTTATACGAATACAATGCCGAGCTTAACCTCGACAAATACTTTCCACAGCACCCCGACACCGTGTATTGGTTGAAAATTGTGGCGCTGGTGGACGTCCAGCGCGACGGATTCATCGAGTGGGGGTGGCACAATCGCGACTGGTCCATTTTCGATCCGCTGGCATCCACGCCTCCAGCCGTCATGCCAGGAGAAGGCCCGATCGGCACGGTGACCGATCCAATCAAGGGCTTCTCGTCGCCAGTGTATCATTTTCAAGATGATGCCGTTCAAGGTCCGATCACCGTGTTCCCCGATCCCTCCATGCCGAATATGCCCAATCTCGAACAGGGCCTAGGAACGCCGCAAAACTATATTTATCCGTGGGATGGGCCGGATAGCATTCAGCAATTTTCCAAGGATTTGGCATTCGAGTTGTACACGATTCCTGAACCGGCTGCTGGTATGCTTTTGGCCGCCGGACTGGGCATGGCTTTCCTCTTGCGATGGAAGCGGTAG
- a CDS encoding ribonuclease D has protein sequence MSYVHITSARQLSQFCDALAQTDVIGFDTEFVSEHTYRSQLCLIQVCASDQLTVIDPLAQGIGPLTRFWEVLAAAGHQTVVHAGREELVFSLLTIGKRPAELMDIQIAAGLVGGEYPAGYGALLNRLLNKSAQKGETRTDWRKRPLSHAQLEYALDDVRYLMPLRDKLLDKLGALGRLEWFEAEMAAFQGDVEASLTRERWRRVSGISGLSPRSMAIVRELCRWRDGEAERRDLPTRFVLRDDLIVELAKRRSADVQQIRAIRGMERTELQRSMQRIADAIDCALQLPDGELPQNERREVPNQINVLGQFLSTALTSLCRSLSLAPALVGTPGDVRDLIAYRLGYGERKPPALAQGWRAEVVGGLIDDLLAGKLSIRITDPMSDHPLVFEQAQH, from the coding sequence ATGTCCTACGTCCACATCACCAGCGCACGTCAACTTTCTCAATTTTGCGATGCGCTTGCGCAGACCGATGTGATTGGTTTCGATACGGAATTTGTCTCCGAACACACATATCGCTCGCAATTGTGCCTGATTCAGGTTTGCGCGTCCGATCAACTGACCGTGATCGATCCGCTGGCGCAGGGCATCGGCCCACTGACGCGGTTTTGGGAAGTGTTGGCCGCCGCCGGTCACCAGACGGTCGTCCATGCGGGTCGCGAGGAACTGGTCTTTTCGCTCTTGACGATTGGCAAGCGGCCGGCGGAGTTGATGGACATTCAAATTGCCGCCGGATTGGTCGGCGGCGAATATCCCGCAGGCTATGGCGCGTTGCTCAATCGGCTCCTGAATAAGTCCGCGCAGAAAGGCGAAACGCGCACCGATTGGCGCAAACGTCCGTTGAGCCATGCGCAGTTGGAATATGCGCTTGATGACGTGCGCTACTTGATGCCACTGCGCGACAAGTTGCTCGATAAGCTTGGGGCACTTGGCCGACTCGAATGGTTCGAAGCGGAGATGGCTGCTTTTCAAGGCGACGTGGAAGCCAGCCTCACGCGCGAGCGATGGCGGCGCGTTTCGGGTATTTCTGGGTTGTCGCCACGATCGATGGCGATCGTGCGCGAATTGTGCCGTTGGCGAGATGGCGAAGCCGAACGTCGCGATTTGCCGACGCGGTTTGTACTACGCGACGATTTGATCGTTGAACTCGCGAAGCGGCGCAGTGCCGACGTGCAGCAGATCCGCGCCATCCGCGGCATGGAACGCACCGAATTGCAGAGGTCGATGCAAAGAATTGCTGACGCGATCGACTGCGCACTTCAACTGCCCGACGGAGAACTTCCACAAAATGAACGTCGAGAGGTGCCAAATCAAATCAATGTGTTGGGACAGTTTCTATCCACCGCGCTTACCAGTCTGTGCCGCTCGTTGTCGCTGGCTCCCGCGTTGGTTGGCACGCCGGGAGATGTTCGCGACTTGATCGCATACCGTCTCGGTTATGGGGAACGAAAGCCGCCGGCACTGGCCCAAGGTTGGCGCGCCGAAGTCGTCGGCGGACTGATCGATGACTTGCTAGCCGGCAAGCTCAGCATTCGCATCACCGATCCTATGTCGGACCATCCGCTAGTTTTCGAACAGGCGCAACACTAG
- a CDS encoding CPBP family intramembrane metalloprotease, translating into MDNLDSVPSSDPAGTVHRPRLSVFQLVLLFEGGLAVAACVAGLFMDLPPWQQIEWHWKQVGIGIAATVPMVLGLLVIRRAQVGPLARLNNVVDELLVPLFADCTSAQLAGIAAMAGIGEELLFRGVLQPLLVEFLGSVAGIAITSFVFGLLHAVTTTYAVLAFAVSVYLGWLAMATDGITGAIIAHALYDFFALLYLTRRKRGLVVQ; encoded by the coding sequence ATGGATAATCTAGATTCCGTGCCGAGTTCCGACCCTGCTGGTACGGTACATCGCCCGCGGCTGAGCGTTTTTCAATTAGTACTGCTGTTTGAAGGCGGGTTGGCAGTCGCCGCATGCGTGGCCGGATTGTTCATGGACTTGCCGCCTTGGCAACAGATCGAATGGCATTGGAAACAGGTCGGCATTGGCATCGCCGCCACGGTGCCGATGGTGCTGGGGTTGTTGGTGATTCGTCGCGCCCAGGTCGGGCCGCTGGCTCGATTAAACAACGTCGTCGATGAGCTGCTGGTACCACTGTTTGCGGACTGCACCAGCGCACAACTCGCCGGCATTGCGGCAATGGCAGGGATTGGCGAAGAACTACTGTTTCGTGGCGTATTGCAACCACTGTTGGTTGAATTCCTCGGAAGTGTCGCAGGCATTGCGATTACCAGCTTCGTTTTTGGCCTGTTGCACGCCGTGACAACGACATATGCAGTGTTGGCATTCGCCGTGAGTGTCTATCTTGGTTGGTTGGCAATGGCTACCGATGGAATTACAGGCGCGATCATTGCACATGCGCTCTACGACTTCTTTGCCCTGTTGTATCTTACTCGCCGAAAGCGCGGATTGGTTGTTCAATGA